The genomic interval CGATGCTCGTCTGGGAGGATTTCATACCTTATTTATATAAGGAGGTGCGCGTCGTGACGCTCGACATCCCCGGGCACGGCATCTCCGTCGTCCAGGGCGAAAAGCACTCGATGGAGTTTCTGGCCGACACCGTGGCCGATGCCATCCGTGCGCTGGGAATCTCCCGCTGCACGATCGTCGGGCACTCCATGGGCGGCTACGTGGCCCTGGCCCTCTGCGAACGCCACCCCGACCTGCTCGACGGAGTGGTATTGCTGAGTTCGACGCCGAATCCGGACACGCCGGAGAAGGCCGAGAACCGTCGGCGCGAGATTGCATTGGTGAAGGCCGGCAAGAAGGAGTTGCTGGCGCGGGTCGCCCCGGCAGCAGGATTCGCCGAGGAGAACCGGGACCGGATGAAGGATTACATCGAGGATCTCACCGAACAGGTCTTCATCACCGAAGATGACGGAATCGTGGCATTGCTGAACGGCATGATCGACCGCAAGGATCAAAATGCGATGCTGCGCGAGACCCGGGTGCCGGTGCTCTTCATCCTCGGGCGCAAGGACAACTACATTCCGGTAGAGGTCGCCGAGAAGATGGTTGCCGACCATCCCGAAGCCCGGGTTGTCTGGCTCGAAAATTCAGGGCACATGGGCTTCCTCGAAGAGCCCGAGGCAACCGCCCAGGCGCTGCTCGATTTCGTCAAGGCGCCGAAGTGATCCGCCGTCTTAAGAAGACGGTTTCAGGGGCGGCCGACCGGCACATGGCTCAGACGCAAATCCCCGCTCTCCAACCTTATAACCTCCCCACAAGCCCCGGTAGCAGAAAACCGGGTCGAATCCCTATTCGAATCGGCTGCCCCCAAACCCAAAGGGGGCTTTCTTAAAGCCCAAACCCTTCCTTTCAAGGAGGGGTTTGGGGTGGTTGTCTGCATCAATGGCGGCTTGCCGCCTCTTCAAGACCAGAAATACGGACATCCCGGGATGTAAAGCAGACAATACCTCAAATACACACAAAAAAAGACCAACCCGTAAAGGCTGGTCTTGAAGAGGCGGCTACCTACTCTCCCACGGGATAACCGCAGTACCATCGGCGTTAGTGAGCTTAACTTCTCTGTTCGGAATGGGAAGAGGTGGAACCTCACTGCTATAACCACCTAAAAGATCCTGTGCTTCATTCTATCGAAGCCGTGCGAGTATCTTCCGATACAAAGCCGTCGCACCCGGTATAGCTTGACACGTTAGGGAAATGAGATATAGATGCGCTGTAGGAAAGCCGTTCGGGTAATTAGTACTGCTCGGCTTTGACATTACTGTCTTTACACCTGCAGCCTATCAACGTAGTCGTCTCCTACGCCCCTCAAGGGAAGACTTATCTTGGGGATGGCTTCGCGCTTAGATGCTTTCAGCGCTTATCCAAACCGAACGCGGCTACTCGGCGGTACACTTGGCAGCATAACCGATACACCGGAGGTTCGTCCAACTCGGTCCTCTCGTACTAAAGTCAGGACCCCTCAATCTTCCTGCGCCCGCGACAGATAGAGACCGAACTGTCTCACGACGTTCTGAACCCAGCTCGCGTGCCACTTTAATCGGCGAACAGCCGAACCCTTGGGACCTTCTCCAGCCCCAGGATGTGACGAGCCGACATCGAGGTGCCAAACCGCCGCGTCGATATGAGCTCTTGGCGGCGATCAGCCTGTTATCCCCGGAGTACCTTTTATCCTTTGAGCGATGGCCAGTCCACACAGAACCACCGGATCACTATACCCTACTTTCGTACCTGATCGACTTGTCGGTCTCACAGTCAAGCGCCCTTATGCTATTGCACTCTGCGCACGGTTACCATTCGTGCTGAGGGCACCTTGGGAAGCCTCCGTTACGCTTTTGGAGGCGACCACCCCAGTCAAACTACCCACCAAACGGTGTCCCCCTCACCGGGGTTAGAATCCAAGTACACAAAGGGCCGTATTTCAACGTCGGCTCCTCGAACACTGGCGTGCCCGACTCAATGCCTCCGGCCTATCCTACACATTCTGTACCCAAATTCAGCGTTAAGCTATAGTAAAGGTTCACGGGGTCTTTTCGTCCCGTCGCGGGTACCCGGCATCTTCACCGGGACTACAATTTCACCGAGCTCACGGTTGAGACAGTGTCCAGATCGTTACACCATTCGTGCAGGTCGGAACTTACCCGACAAGGAATTTCGCTACCTTAGGACCGTTATAGTTACGGCCGCCGTTTACTGGGGCTTCGATTCAATGCTTCTCTTGCGATGACATCCCCTCTTAACCTTCCAGCACCGGGCAGGTGTCAGGCCCTATACCTCTTCTTTCGAATTTGCAGAGCCCTGTGTTTTTGATAAACAGTCGCCTGGACCTCTTCGCTGCGCCCTACTCTCATAGGGACCCCTTTTCCCGAAGTTACGGGGTTAATTTGCCTAGTTCCTTAACCGTGATTCACTCGAGCACCTTAGGATACTCTCCTCGACCACCTGTGTCGGTTTACGGTACGGGTGACATGCACTGTAACTTAGAAGATTTTCTCGGAAGTCAACTTGGGTGAACTATCAGATTGGCCGTAGCCGCTCCGTACTGTCAGGTCTCAGCAAGGACTAACTCTTAATCTGTCCCTATACCTACGCCTTTTAACCACCTATTCCGTCAGGCGGCGTCACTTACGTCCCTTCGTCTCTCCATCGAGGTACATGTCAGTATCGGAATATTAACCGATTGTCCATCGAGATCTCCGTTCGGATTACCCTTAGGACCCGACTAACCCTGATCCGATTAGCGTTGATCAGGAAACCTTGGTCTTGCGGTGTGCGGGTTACTCTCCCGCATTATCGTTACTTATGCCTACATTTGCTTTTCCATACGCTCCACAAAATCTCACGACTCTGCTTCGGCGCGAATGGAATGCTCCCCTACCACACTCTCGTGTCCAGAATTTCGGTGATATGCTTGATGCCCGTTTATTATCCACGCTCTGTCGCTCGACTAGTGAGCTGTTACGCACTCTTTGAATGAATAGCTGCTTCCAAGCTAACATCCTAGCTGTCTCTGCAACAAAACATCGTTAGTTCAACTTAGCATATGCTTTGGGACCTTAATTGCTGGTCTGTGTTGTTCCACTCTCGTAACCGGACATTAGCACCCGGTCGCTCACTGCTGTAAATCATACTACTGGCATTCGGAGTTTGTCAGGATTTGGTAGGCGGTGAAGCCCCCGCATCCAATCAGTAGCTCTACCTCCAGTAGACTCTTTATTACAACGCTGCCCCTAAAGGCATTTCGGGGAGTACGAGCTATTTCCCAGCTTGATTAGCCTTTCACCCCTACCCTCAAGTCATCGAGAAGCTTTTCAACGCTTATTCGTTCGGACCTCCAGTCGGTGTTACCCGACCTTCATCCTGCTCAAGGGTAGATCGCAAGGTTTCGCGTCTACAACCACTGACTGGCCGCCCTGTTCAGACTCGCTTTCGCTTCGGCTCCGTGACTCCTGTCACTTAACCTCGCCAGTGATTAGTAACTCGTAGGCTCATTATTCAATAGGCACGCCGTCACGGCACGAAGCCGC from uncultured Alistipes sp. carries:
- a CDS encoding alpha/beta hydrolase, encoding MIEKFIMAGPTALHVCDSQQGERCIVLLHGYLESMLVWEDFIPYLYKEVRVVTLDIPGHGISVVQGEKHSMEFLADTVADAIRALGISRCTIVGHSMGGYVALALCERHPDLLDGVVLLSSTPNPDTPEKAENRRREIALVKAGKKELLARVAPAAGFAEENRDRMKDYIEDLTEQVFITEDDGIVALLNGMIDRKDQNAMLRETRVPVLFILGRKDNYIPVEVAEKMVADHPEARVVWLENSGHMGFLEEPEATAQALLDFVKAPK